The genomic region CAATTTCAATTTTAAAGCGATCGCATTTTTTTTACTATCTTCTAGTTCATTTGCTAATGCAGCAGAGCCTACAGTTAAACTCAACAATATTGTAGGCAATAACAAAATTTTCAGTCCCATCTTCCTTAATTTACCACTCTCATGCTTTCTCTATAGTTTCAGTTATGTTTGAGGCGATCGCATTTATCAAAAAAATCTCGGCTAAACGCACGCAAACATACACGCAGACTTTATATTTAGCCGCGTGGCTGAAACATTCCTCTAATTTGCTTGTGATTTTTACGGACAAAGTGCGTTTGCACTTATACCAATCATGGCGATCGCAGTTGAGTTTAGTCAAAAGACAAGCTGTCAAACTTTGTCTGTTATCAGAGAGGTTACATGTAACGTCTGTACAAAATTATCAGTGAATAGTTGCTGTATCGGTTTTTAAAAATCCAAATAGGAAATAGTAAATTTGTGAATGTTAGCGATCGAGAAAAAACAAAGACTAACTTTTGTAATACGTTATTACAAAAAATTTATATATATCTAAAACTAAAGATGTACGTCTGAAGTAATAGTTAGCAGCCATCACAAACAGACCGTCGTATTAAGTCAACAAATTGAGGATAGAAATGAATATTACCTTACTCACCAGACGCAAAATTCTAGGTGCGTTTTTTCTGTCTGGCTTGTTATTAACAGGTTCAGTTAGCTACATACATCAAGTTAGCGCTCAAACTCCAGCAGCAGAAACTACTGCCAACAGCGAAGCATACGTCAGAGATGAATTGTATTTTGGGCGATCGCAACCAGGGGGAGCAGAAGTCACGGAAGAACAATGGCAAAAGTTTGTAGATACTGAAGTGACACCTCGTTTTCCCGATGGATTAACAGTCATAGATGCTTACGGTCAGTTTCTTAACAGTGCGGGAATTCTAGATAGAGAAGATTCTAAAGTTCTCATATTGCTCTATGTCAGTACTCCAGAACGAGAAAGATCTATTCAGGAAATTATCGACGCTTATAAGTCAAAATTTCAACAAGAATCGGTCTTGCGCGTTACAGACGTACCCGCAAGAGTTAGTTTTTAATCGGCGATCGGTGTAGAGACGTTACATGTAACGTCTCTACACTGTTATTCTCTCTGCGTGGCGATCGCCAGTCTTGCGTTTGGTAATTGCCTCACCACATCCATCACGGATACAACTTGTCCGTGGTTGACTGATTTATCGGCATTGACGATCACGAGTGCCTCTTGGTTTGGCTGTGCTAGCTGTCGTAATTCTCCATTGAGTGCTTGGAGTTGAGTCGGCTTGCGGTTGACAGCGAGTTGACCTTTGGCATCAATTGTGATTGTAATAGGTGCTTTTGGCTGCGCTTGAGCTGATTTTGACTGAGGTAAATTGACCGATAGCCCCTCAGAACGAGTGAGAAATAAGGTTGACATGATAAAAAATGTCAAAATCGCGAAGATTACGTCAATCATCGGCACGATGTTAATCTGTGCTTGAATTTCTGGCTCATCTTGCAGACGCATAGGTTTCTCCCCGTTCGTAAAGACGACGATAGAGTAGTTCTAGCTGACCGCCATACTCTTGAATTGATGCCATTTGCCGCACGTATAATCCTCGAAATGTATTGGCAAATAGAAGCGTAAAGATAGCGACTACCAAGCCGGAAGCCGTTGAAACCAACGCTTCGCTGATCCCACCCGTGACTCCAGCGGTTTGGCTAGCCCCAACATTGGCAATGTTGAGGGACGCGAAGGAGGCAATCAAACCCAAAACCGTACCGAGTAGACCTAATAAGGGTGCAATGCTAATGATTGTCTCAAAGATAGTGTTAAATCGCTTCAAGACAGGAATCTCTGCTTGTGCTTCACTTTCTAGAGCAAGGCGAAACTCTTCAGGTGTGGGGCGTTCGAGTTCTAAGGCAGCGAGAAATATGCGTGCCATAGGCAAGTCGGCATTTTGCTTCAGCCTTTCGATCGCCGTGACGACATTTTCTAAGCGGTAGAGGTTTAATACCTCACGGATGACGCGACGCTGGCGCTTATTGATCCGCACCCAAAAAATTGCCCGCTCGATAATTAGGGCGATCGCTAAGATGGAAAATCCGAGCAGGGGCCACATAACCACGCCGCCTGCGGTGAACAGTCTGTTGAATAGCATGTATTGTCTCTGCAATTACAAGTAGTTTGTTGCTAAGGATTCCTATCTACTGCAAGTCATTACAGTATTTTATCGGGTAGAGTCGCAAAAATAGATCGAGTCAAGTAGAGGAAAAGTAAATCTTTATTTTTCATATCAGTTCTGGCATCATCTAGACTTGTCGGATACTCGTCCCCAAAGTTGTCATGCCAAAACCTTGCATAACTAGATGAGCAGTCTTAATGAGGATTAATATGATTTGTCAGTTGTCAGTGTAGAGACGTTACATGTAACGTCTGTACAAAGTTATCAGTCAACCAATAACTATCAACCAACTCTTAAATGTATAAATGTTGCAAGATCGATAAGGAACTAACTTTATCGAGGAAATTTCATGACAGCACAGTTTAAGCACGTCATGTTGATGGTGACGGACGTTCTAGCAACGGTGAAGTTTTATCAAGAAGGATTAGGACTAAAAGTAAAAATGGCAAGTCCTGGTTGGGCAGAATTGGATGCTGATGGCACGACGATCGCGCTACATGCTGCGGAAAGTCAAGCGCAAACGGGGAATTCTCCGATTTTGAGCTTTCATGTAGACGATGTTTATGGGGCGATCGCCAATCTAGAAAATATGGGCGCTAAACTCGAAGGGCGCGTCCGAGAACCGTCTTTTGGAAAAGTCGCCGCCGTGCGGACTCCTGACGGACATTTACTCAGTTTACTTCAACCCGCTTAAGAAGCCACTGCTAGAGCTTCCTGCGAGTGTCCCCGTAGCAGATCCATCAGTTCGTCGCAATAGTCGTGGAACACAGATTGACGCTTGACGGTGTGGGTGCGTTCGGGGAGTTTAATTGAAATCTCTTTTCTTACCGTACCAGGACGAGCGCCGAGAGCGTAGATCCGATTCGAGAGGAAGACAGCTTCTTCCACATCGTGGGTGATCGTGAAAATGGTGATGTTGGTACGCTGCCACAGATCTAGCATAAATTCATGCATAGACTCTTTGGTATGAATATCTAAAGCACCGAAAGGTTCGTCCATCAATAATACTTTAGGCTCCGAGGCGAGAGCGCGGGCGATCGCTACCCGTTGTTTCATTCCACCAGATAACTCCTTGGGTAGAGATTTGGCAAACTTAGTCAGTCCAACTACGCTGAGGTAGTAGCTGGCTCGTTCTCGCCGTTCCCGTTTTGACCAGCCTTGAAGTTTGAGTCCAAATTCAGCATTTTCCTGTACGTTCATCCAAGGATAAAGCGTGTAGTGCTGAAACACCATGCCCCGATCTGGTCCTGGTCCTTGAACGCGCACGCCATCGATTTTCACTTCTCCATCTGTTGGCAAATCGAGTCCGGCAATCTGGCGCAGTAGAGTAGACTTACCCGAACCCGATGCACCCACAGCACAGATAAATTCACCCCGCTCGATTGACATATTAATGTCTTTGAGGACTGCTAACGTTCCCGATTTTGTCTCGAAATTTTTATGGAGTTTGGTGATTTGTAGATACATGATAATTGGTAGTTGGTAATTGGTAGTTGCGTGGTAAGAGGTCACTGATAACTGACAACTGAATTTATCTCTTCTGACTTGCCCACTTACAAGAAACACGTAAGAGCGATTGGAACAAGAGGTCAAAAGTGAGTCCGATGATTCCAATGACAATTAAGCCGACAAAAATTTCATCAGTTCTGAGAAATCGACCGGCGACGCTGATCCTACGTCCTAAACCTTCGGTTGCAGCAATCAATTCTGAGACAATAACTAATTGCCATGCGGCTGCAAGGTTAATTCGACAAGCATCAATGATTCCTGGCAAAACGTGGGGAAAAATAACTTGAGTCAGTGTCTGCCAGCGATCGCCACCTAGAGTATAGGCGGCTTCAATTAAATCTTTTGATACAAACTTGACCGTATCCATCACCATTAAGGAGTTGAAGAAAAACACGCCGATGAAAATTAAAGTGATTTTCGGCTCTTCTCCAATTCCTAAATAGAGAACGAGCAAGGGAATGAAAGCGGGCGCGGGCATGTAGCGCATCAAACCAAACAATGGTTCTAATAAGGCACGAATACTCGCAAAACTGCCCATCAACACCCCAACTGGAATCGACAATACGACTGCTAGCAAAAACCCTACGCCCACTCGCCAGAGACTTGCTACAGTATCCTTCAGCAGTTCGCGAGTCCTCCACAATCGCCCAAATGCTTCGAGTACCCTAGCAGGCGAGGGCAGAAACTTGGGGTCTACGCTACCAAATGTTGTCACCAGCCACCAAATCAGCAACGGTAACCCGATAGAAGTCGCAACTAGTAAGGTGTTTAATGGTCTGGGAATATCTTCAGCCAACCGCCAAAAAACCGTTGGGCTAAGCGTTTTTGGATTAGATGGGGGACGCATCGATCCTGTGTTCATAACGAAGGGTAAGTCGTAAGTCGTAAGTCAGAATTAACCGATCTTTGGTCACTGTTCACTGGTCACTGTTCACTGGTCACTGTTCACTGGTCACTGTTCACTGTTTCTCAGCGTATGATTTAACGAAGCGATCGTCGAAGAGTCTAGTCAGGTCTGGTTTTTGTTTGGCTAAGCCGACTTCTTCGAGAAATTTAGTCATTTCTCCGGCTGCATACATCAGCGAAGTCATGTTGTTACCTGGTTGAAAGGCTTTGAGGTTTTCTTCCAGGGTGAATATCTTGGTTCCTTTGGCGTATTCCTCGTACTCTGCAACGCTAACTCCTGCCCGTTTTGCCATAATTTCTGTTGCTTTGGCTGGTTCTTTTTGCATGTAATCAAGGGTGGCAAACCAGGAATCGACCATTGCTTGCACTTTTTCGGGACTTTCTGCTAAAAACTGACGGCTGACGACTAGATGGTCGGGAATTGCCCCAGGGAATTCTTTAGAACTAAAGAGTTCTTTACTACCAGGTCGCTTTAAGGCTTGAGTGGTAAAGGGTGCAAACACGGCAACAGCATCTACTTGTCCACCTACAAAAGCGGCTGCGGCTTGTCCTGTTTCTAAGGGGACAAATTGGATATCTTCTGGCTTCATGCCTGCTTTTTTCATTCCTAATAACAATAGGAAATGATCTACAGCGCCTTCTTCTGCGGCAACTTTTTTGCCTTTCAAATCGGCAATTGTATTGATGCCTTCACGAACGATGACTTTATCGTTACCTGTAGAGTTGTCGTTGACTAGTACGACGACTTTATCTGCACCACCTGAAACGGCACTGATTGTATCGTTGAGAGTCTGACTGTTGGCATTAATTTGTTCGGTTGTTAGGGCATTAATAGATTCTAAATAGCCGTCAAACCATTTCAAATTGACTGAAGCTTGGTTTACTTCAAAGAGTTTTTGCTCTTGGGTAACTTGCCAAGGAAGCCAACCAGGCCACGCACTGAATCCCAAGCTAGCAGCGTTAGGAGCAGCATCACCAGAAGCAGCAACATCGGTAGTAGTTGTAATATAAACTGCGGGGTTAGTGCAACCTGCTGCGATCGCCAGACCGATGACAAAAAGCAAAATTGATTGAATTGTCGATCGCAGTTTCATTGCTTTTTCTACTAAAAAGTGTATTCACTGACGCGATCTTTCAGCTAAAAATCTTATAATCTAATACGCTTTAGACTAACGGAGTAAGTTCTTTTTATCCGTTACTTTTGCTACACTTTTTAGAGAATTTGAAGCTTTTAATTATTTAATGTTTTTCTAAAAAAAAATAGACCGTTGCAGCAGAAATTTCGGCATATGTTAAGTATGCCGAAATTTCTATTTTTAGATTTAAAACTAATGATTTCTCTTTTCTAACCTCTGATTCTACTGACCTCTAGCTCTTTTTTGGTAATTTGCGATCGCACCCAGTCAAACCATACTGCTAAACCCTCTCCCGTCTTCGCCGATACGGGAATAATCTTCACGTTTGGGTTAATTTGACGTACATTTGCTACTATTATGTCAATGTTCGTATCTAAATGGATTGCTAAATCGACCTTGGTAATAAGCAAGCAATCAGCTTCGCGAAACATGACTGGATATTTCAGCGGTTTATCTTCTCCTTCCGTAACACTTAGTAGAGCAACTTTGGCGTGTTCGCCCACTTCAAATTCAGCCGGACAAACCAAGTTACCAACGTTTTCTACTAGGACTAAATCGAAATCAGCGGGATTGTATTGATGTTCTAATTGATGAATGCCACCCGCCACCATTTTTGAGTCTAAATGGCAAGAACGTCCAGTATTAATTGCGATTACAGGTACATTGTATTGACGCAGGCGATCGGCATCTAATTCAGTAGTCATATCACCTTCAATGACAGCAATTTTGAGATCGTCTTTTAAAGCTGCCAATGTTTTTTCGAGTAATACTGTTTTACCAGCACCAGGGCTACTCATAACATTGAAACAAGTAATTCCCCACTCATCAAAATGGGCGCGGTTATGGTCAGCCCCTTCCTGATTGGCGTGGAGTAAATTAATCCCGATGGCAGCGTCAAATGTTTGGTGCATAACTAGGGGTGAGGAGTGAGGGGTGAGGAGTGAGGGGTGAGGATAGGACAAGGAAGACAAGGGGGACAAGGGAGGGTAATTGGTAATTACTCTTCATCCTTATTGGAATATTCGATGCGATCGATTTTTAGTTCTCGTCCAGAGCGAATGTCTTCCATAGGAGATTTACACTGCGGACAAGCATATTGCAGTCCAATTTCAGGACGATACTCTTGTTGGCAACGATGGCAAAAGGCAATTAAGGGTGTTTCTTGAATTGCTAGTGTTGCCCCTGCAAGAAAGGTATTGCGCGTTTGAACTTCAAAGGCAAATTCCAAACTGGCAGGCTCTACGCAGGTAAACCGACCCACAATTAGGTGAATTCGGGAGATTTTGGGTTTTTCTGGCTGTGCTTCCCACCAGTCGCGCACGGTAAGAATCAGCGCTTTGGTCATGTCGGTTTCGTGCATAGAGAGGGAGTAGGGAGTAGGGAGTAGGGAGTAGGGAAAAGCACCATTCTGACTTTTAACTTTTCCTGTCTCCCAACAAATGACAAATGACAAACTAAGTCCAAGCCACAAGTTCGGGTTGGGATTCGGGATGAATGTATGCTGGTTTCTCTTTGCGGGGTAGTTGTCCCGATAGGACAAGGTGCGCCATTGTATCGCAAATTACGCGGGTTGCCATTAGAGAGGTGATATCGCTGATGTCGTAAGGGGGCGATACTTCCACAACTTCTAGACCGCAAACGGGGACTTTTTGCACGATTTTACCCAGTAGTGACAGGGCTTCGCGGGGTAACAAACCGCCTGGTTCAGGCCAGCCAGTACCGGGGACAAATCCTGCATCTATACAATCGATATCAAAACTGATGTAAACGCAGTCTGTACCGTCTGTTGCTCTTTGGATGGCAAATTCTGCGGCTGCGTCTAAGCCCATTTCGACGATATCTGTAACTGTGAGAATATTGGTAGCACGATCGCGACAGACTTTCACCCCGTTTCTTGGGACTTGCCAACCACCAATACCCAGTTGGACTAAATTCTTCGCTGGCGCATTTTTCATATTAGTGGCGTGAAACCACGGGCAGGTATGCATCCGTTCGTCTAAATCGGTTTCTTGGGTGTCTACGTGGCGATCAAAGTGAATGATACCAACTTTTTTATCTCCTAAATGGCGACATACACCCCTTATCGTGGGGAAACCAATCGAGTGATCGCCGCCCAGAATGATTGGAAATGCCCCAGAACTGAAAATGTGGGCAACGCCTTTAGAAATTTGGTCGAAGGATTTTTCGTTGTTGGCGGGAATGGTGAAGATATCTCCAACATCGCACATCGTAATTTGTTCGCGTAAATCGATACCTAACTCGAAGTTATAAGGCGTGTACAAAGCAGAAATGCGGCGAATACCTTGAGGTCCGAATCTAGTTCCAGGGCGATAGGTCGTACCGGAGTCATGGGGAACGCCCACGATCGCCACATCGTAATTTCCTACCTGACGCACATCTTCTAAGTATGGGGCTTTGAGGAAAGTATTGATTCCGGCGTAGTGGGGTAACTCACCACGAGAAAAGGTAGGAATCGTGCGATCGCGGATACTCTGTGCTGCTTCTAATCCGTATTCCAGTCCTTTCGATACCTCTTGCTGCCATCCTGTCATCGGCAGTCGTGTTTCTAATTCTAAAGCGCGTTGGGCTTCAGTAGGGGGTTGATGATTGTTATTGTCTGGACTCTGAAACAAAGGATTTTCAGAATTATGAGTCATGCGATCGCTCTCACTTAATTTTTCAAAATTTTTCAAACTAGATTAGGTCGCTAATTATGCAAAAAGCCCAGGAGTATAACATCAGTCATCACAACTGATATTCCTCCCAGGCTTTTCTCCTTCCGTGTCACTAGCTACTCAACTAAAAACTCGGAAAATTTTCAGCACAGCTAGTTCGCTTCTCTTGGACCTGCATTTGCTACGCGAGCTAACAGCTTAAGCTGAGACGCTACAAACCGGAACCCTAGAAGCTTGGTATTATATACTTGTCTTTTAGCGGTATTCCATACTCAATTGAAAGCAAACTCTGTTTACTTTTGAGTTTACTTCTCTGTAGTATTTGAATGCTGTATACAATCTGCTAATAGCGACATTATCAACCGCCGAATCAAACAACTGTATTAAATGTTACTAATTTTATTAAATATCTAAATTTCATCACATAACTGTCTGCTATCTCTCTGGAGTCGTGAAGGTTACTGGGATGGGACAATACAAATGTTATCAGTAGAGACGTTACATGTAACGTCTCTACTGAGTTATCAGGTATCAGTTAATTCTGACTTGTGACTTGTCCTCACACCCCACACCCCACACCCTGTTTACCACTCACC from Chroococcidiopsis sp. SAG 2025 harbors:
- a CDS encoding ABC transporter substrate-binding protein, with translation MKLRSTIQSILLFVIGLAIAAGCTNPAVYITTTTDVAASGDAAPNAASLGFSAWPGWLPWQVTQEQKLFEVNQASVNLKWFDGYLESINALTTEQINANSQTLNDTISAVSGGADKVVVLVNDNSTGNDKVIVREGINTIADLKGKKVAAEEGAVDHFLLLLGMKKAGMKPEDIQFVPLETGQAAAAFVGGQVDAVAVFAPFTTQALKRPGSKELFSSKEFPGAIPDHLVVSRQFLAESPEKVQAMVDSWFATLDYMQKEPAKATEIMAKRAGVSVAEYEEYAKGTKIFTLEENLKAFQPGNNMTSLMYAAGEMTKFLEEVGLAKQKPDLTRLFDDRFVKSYAEKQ
- the hypB gene encoding hydrogenase nickel incorporation protein HypB, translated to MHQTFDAAIGINLLHANQEGADHNRAHFDEWGITCFNVMSSPGAGKTVLLEKTLAALKDDLKIAVIEGDMTTELDADRLRQYNVPVIAINTGRSCHLDSKMVAGGIHQLEHQYNPADFDLVLVENVGNLVCPAEFEVGEHAKVALLSVTEGEDKPLKYPVMFREADCLLITKVDLAIHLDTNIDIIVANVRQINPNVKIIPVSAKTGEGLAVWFDWVRSQITKKELEVSRIRG
- a CDS encoding VOC family protein, translated to MTAQFKHVMLMVTDVLATVKFYQEGLGLKVKMASPGWAELDADGTTIALHAAESQAQTGNSPILSFHVDDVYGAIANLENMGAKLEGRVREPSFGKVAAVRTPDGHLLSLLQPA
- a CDS encoding DUF3574 domain-containing protein, encoding MNITLLTRRKILGAFFLSGLLLTGSVSYIHQVSAQTPAAETTANSEAYVRDELYFGRSQPGGAEVTEEQWQKFVDTEVTPRFPDGLTVIDAYGQFLNSAGILDREDSKVLILLYVSTPERERSIQEIIDAYKSKFQQESVLRVTDVPARVSF
- a CDS encoding ABC transporter permease — protein: MNTGSMRPPSNPKTLSPTVFWRLAEDIPRPLNTLLVATSIGLPLLIWWLVTTFGSVDPKFLPSPARVLEAFGRLWRTRELLKDTVASLWRVGVGFLLAVVLSIPVGVLMGSFASIRALLEPLFGLMRYMPAPAFIPLLVLYLGIGEEPKITLIFIGVFFFNSLMVMDTVKFVSKDLIEAAYTLGGDRWQTLTQVIFPHVLPGIIDACRINLAAAWQLVIVSELIAATEGLGRRISVAGRFLRTDEIFVGLIVIGIIGLTFDLLFQSLLRVSCKWASQKR
- a CDS encoding agmatinase family protein, with protein sequence MTHNSENPLFQSPDNNNHQPPTEAQRALELETRLPMTGWQQEVSKGLEYGLEAAQSIRDRTIPTFSRGELPHYAGINTFLKAPYLEDVRQVGNYDVAIVGVPHDSGTTYRPGTRFGPQGIRRISALYTPYNFELGIDLREQITMCDVGDIFTIPANNEKSFDQISKGVAHIFSSGAFPIILGGDHSIGFPTIRGVCRHLGDKKVGIIHFDRHVDTQETDLDERMHTCPWFHATNMKNAPAKNLVQLGIGGWQVPRNGVKVCRDRATNILTVTDIVEMGLDAAAEFAIQRATDGTDCVYISFDIDCIDAGFVPGTGWPEPGGLLPREALSLLGKIVQKVPVCGLEVVEVSPPYDISDITSLMATRVICDTMAHLVLSGQLPRKEKPAYIHPESQPELVAWT
- the hypA gene encoding hydrogenase maturation nickel metallochaperone HypA, yielding MHETDMTKALILTVRDWWEAQPEKPKISRIHLIVGRFTCVEPASLEFAFEVQTRNTFLAGATLAIQETPLIAFCHRCQQEYRPEIGLQYACPQCKSPMEDIRSGRELKIDRIEYSNKDEE
- a CDS encoding ExbD/TolR family protein — encoded protein: MRLQDEPEIQAQINIVPMIDVIFAILTFFIMSTLFLTRSEGLSVNLPQSKSAQAQPKAPITITIDAKGQLAVNRKPTQLQALNGELRQLAQPNQEALVIVNADKSVNHGQVVSVMDVVRQLPNARLAIATQRE
- a CDS encoding ABC transporter ATP-binding protein; its protein translation is MYLQITKLHKNFETKSGTLAVLKDINMSIERGEFICAVGASGSGKSTLLRQIAGLDLPTDGEVKIDGVRVQGPGPDRGMVFQHYTLYPWMNVQENAEFGLKLQGWSKRERRERASYYLSVVGLTKFAKSLPKELSGGMKQRVAIARALASEPKVLLMDEPFGALDIHTKESMHEFMLDLWQRTNITIFTITHDVEEAVFLSNRIYALGARPGTVRKEISIKLPERTHTVKRQSVFHDYCDELMDLLRGHSQEALAVAS
- a CDS encoding MotA/TolQ/ExbB proton channel family protein translates to MLFNRLFTAGGVVMWPLLGFSILAIALIIERAIFWVRINKRQRRVIREVLNLYRLENVVTAIERLKQNADLPMARIFLAALELERPTPEEFRLALESEAQAEIPVLKRFNTIFETIISIAPLLGLLGTVLGLIASFASLNIANVGASQTAGVTGGISEALVSTASGLVVAIFTLLFANTFRGLYVRQMASIQEYGGQLELLYRRLYERGETYASAR